A window from Montipora capricornis isolate CH-2021 chromosome 7, ASM3666992v2, whole genome shotgun sequence encodes these proteins:
- the LOC138057527 gene encoding uncharacterized protein, whose product MEKELETTKKTAKISRRTAKAALTRSGKLVNNLIGGKRPKHEVREMLDKLQNSFNELVMKHEAYTALIDDDHEFEEEETWLGECQENFMEIEYQAKVYLDMCDKGKGKIEIDGKGVSSKETIHVAGSEGISAMHAIRAHLHSTNKEGDSDIIQITSVPSDPTSSSVDDINQNTPGTGGTKHNSTADIIQTSNPTSPNGGVTQGNSDSTNNTQTVIQTNVGTNGMQTTNATGQQLSYNFKLEKPKLPKFTGDVRKYAIFRSDWKHIVDTRYAKREAITLLRANLSDKPLELIKGIGTDYDAAWEYLDAIYGDPRYVSDSVTQDKFKPLQDGEDSRFCDLVHLVRRSYNTLKEVGVPGDMDNSHMLAIIERKMGPDNRKVWSRNLEREGKPGTLHGLLSWMTSEMKSRMRATAPVRSGSSQRSINHFKTKEDSREKHKCWICKVSTHWPDQCRKFQSLSIDERVKTIKDNHACFSCLKKAGRNHRESNGSRRKKCVKAENGQECQAYHHPLLHKTAAVGVAATAALDSVGIILPVVTATLQGQDGMQKQGNILLDSGAQISLIRDETAVSLGLKGKNTSITITKVGGDEETIATKIYTVPVCTSDWGHTYSVKAIGIVHISDDVIPVQIRPLAKQLGIENEKIRRGKGPVDLLIGIDHAQLHTGETKKSGQLVPRKTPLGWVLFGGSSSGTETANQIYHVAYATPVELTNFWKTEVMGVEVKPCICDADKLSQIEREEAEVISSSCKKVGDQWLLSYPWKKNPSLLPDNKAVATKRLEATERRLKKNPEHAAAYSKQMNEMCEMGFARKLTEDELTRYQGPTHYICHHEVIRPGNRSTPIRIVFNSSSSCQGHVLNDYWMRGPDLLNDLFGVVLRFRERACALMGDLSKTYHRVLIPEVPDQHVHRYLWRNMETERPPDVYVKTVLTFGDKPAPAMAQIALRKTAEEGEELHPEAAKVLKEDVYMDDICHSEDTVQETRKIAEDKILKNGGSSVKNWISNKPLTPVNEDSSEEETKVFHTTSSGEEDSVLGTAWNSTTDTISLKVRSDLLKLSATDHQRIEEIKLTKRMLLRNIAKIYDPIGLAAALTIRAKIGMQELWDNELPLEVKTKWVQLLDEIQELGNVTFARCLLTPGAVEPPLLCVFSDASTEAFGCCAYIRKKNPDSTYEVNLVAAKSRVAPLKQLTVPRLELQAAVLASRLTKTIREKSRIHFKSVHIFNRQHYHPALDKEPLTRLQAVRICESGRDPKGISAQDLTGRWRDGPEFLRLPEELWPQLDTAQAPPVEHMERRRAEAVCQVKIAENPIDHQAFSSWRRLIRVTARIRRLAEKIHLRRHTQEGKQGPLTPEELLQAELFWIRDAQKGLHDRLAKGEFKTLSPFIDDKGIIRVGGRLDKAIVSYETKHPALLPTANWISLLITRQCTNSAIQEWLLQLPRLDSNTGS is encoded by the exons ATGGAGAAAGAACTTGAGACTACAAAGAAAACGGCAAAAATCAGCAGAAGGACTGCTAAGGCGGCACTTACAAGATCGGGAAAGCTGGTAAACAATCTCATAGGAGGCAAGCGCCCGAAGCATGAGGTAAGAGAGATGCTTGATAAACTGCAAAATAGCTTCAATGAATTGGTAATGAAACACGAAGCCTACACGGCGCTTATAGACGATGATCACGAGTTTGAAGAGGAAGAGACATGGCTGGGTGAATGTCAGGAGAACTTTATGGAAATAGAATATCAGGCAAAGGTCTATCTAGACATGTGCGATAAGGGGAAAGGGAAGATCGAAATCGACGGGAAAGGGGTTTCGAGTAAAGAAACGATCCATGTAGCGGGAAGTGAAGGAATTTCAGCTATGCACGCTATTAGAGCACACTTGCACAGTACAAATAAAGAAGGTGACAGTGACATTATCCAGATCACTTCAGTCCCTAGCGACCCCACAAGTAGCAGTGTCGATGATATTAATCAGAACACCCCGGGAACGGGCGGCACAAAGCATAATAGCACCGCTGACATTATCCAGACCTCTAACCCCACAAGCCCGAACGGCGGCGTGACACAAGGTAATAGTGACAGCACTAACAATACCCAGACTGTAATACAAACAAATGTTGGCACAAACGGGATGCAAACTACAAACGCAACAGGACAACAATTGTCATACAACTTTAAACTGGAAAAACCGAAGCTTCCAAAATTTACAGGAGACGTACGGAAATACGCCATTTTCCGTTCAGATTGGAAACACATTGTGGACACGCGATATGCAAAGCGAGAGGCGATCACTCTTCTTCGCGCAAACTTAAGTGACAAACCACTCGAACTTATCAAGGGTATAGGGACGGATTATGATGCTGCGTGGGAATACCTGGACGCCATTTATGGAGACCCACGCTATGTGTCTGATAGCGTCACGCAAGACAAGTTTAAACCGCTACAAGACGGAGAAGACTCAAGATTTTGCGATCTTGTGCACCTCGTAAGGCGTTCGTACAatacttt aaagGAAGTCGGAGTGCCAGGAGACATGGATAATAGCCATATGCTGGCCATTATCGAACGTAAAATGGGTCCCGACAACAGGAAAGTGTGGTCACGCAACCTTGAGCGGGAGGGAAAGCCTGGAACTCTTCATGGGCTACTCAGCTGGATGACATCAGAAATGAAGTCACGCATGCGCGCCACCGCACCAGTGAGAAGTGGTTCGAGCCAGCGGTCGATcaaccattttaaaacaaaggagGATAGCCGAGAAAAACACAAGTGTTGGATCTGCAAGGTTTCGACGCACTGGCCAGACCAATGTCGTAAGTTCCAATCACTTAGCATTGATGAACGAGTAAAGACCATTAAAGATAACCACGCGTGTTTCAGTTGCTTGAAAAAGGCGGGAAGGAATCATCGAGAATCAAACGGCAGCAGACGCAAGAAATGTGTCAAGGCAGAGAATGGTCAAGAGTGCCAAGCATACCACCACCCTCTCCTACACAAGACAGCAGCCGTAGGTGTCGCAGCAACAGCTGCACTCGACAGCGTTGGAATCATCTTACCAGTAGTAACCGCCACCCTTCAAGGCCAGGACGGAATGCAAAAACAAGGGAACATTTTATTAGACTCCGGAGCACAGATCAGCTTGATTAGGGATGAAACCGCCGTATCGCTAGGCTTGAAAGGCAAGAACACTTCCATAACGATCACAAAGGTTGGTGGAGACGAGGAAACCATCGCGACCAAAATTTATACGGTACCAGTTTGTACTTCCGACTGGGGTCACACATACTCCGTGAAGGCAATCGGAATCGTGCACATTAGCGACGATGTCATACCAGTACAGATAAGGCCGCTGGCTAAGCAGCTCGGTATAGAGAACGAGAAGATTCGCCGCGGAAAGGGACCTGTTGACCTGCTTATTGGCATCGACCACGCTCAGTTACATACAGGCGAAACAAAGAAGTCCGGACAGCTAGTACCAAGAAAGACGCCTTTGGGATGGGTGCTGTTTGGAGGCAGCTCATCAGGCACCGAGACGGCCAATCAAATCTATCACGTGGCATACGCAACACCAGTGGAGTTAACCAATTTTTGGAAAACCGAGGTCATGGGGGTAGAAGTGAAGCCCTGCATCTGCGACGCAGACAAGTTAAGTCAAATTGAGAGAGAAGAAGCTGAGGTTATTAGCAGTTCATGCAAGAAAGTTGGAGACCAGTGGCTACTCTCATACCCCTGGAAAAAGAACCCGAGTCTTCTGCCAGATAACAAGGCCGTAGCAACAAAACGACTGGAGGCTACGGAGCGGCGACTAAAGAAGAATCCTGAGCATGCTGCCGCGTACAGCAAGCAAATGAATGAGATGTGTGAAATGGGATTCGCCAGGAAGCTCACAGAGGATGAATTAACACGCTACCAGGGACCCACTCATTACATATGTCACCATGAAGTAATTCGCCCTGGAAACCGAAGCACTCCAATCCGTATTGTTTTCAATTCTTCGTCCAGCTGTCAAGGTCATGTTCTCAATGACTATTGGATGAGGGGACCTGACTTACTGAATGACTTATTTGGAGTTGTTCTGCGATTCAGAGAAAGAGCATGTGCATTAATGGGAGACTTGTCCAAAACGTACCACAGGGTCTTAATACCAGAAGTGCCAGATCAGCACGTTCATCGCTATCTGTGGCGAAACATGGAAACCGAGAGACCGCCAGATGTCTATGTCAAAACGGTTTTGACATTTGGAGACAAACCCGCACCAGCCATGGCGCAAATTGCCTTGAGGAAAACTGCAGAAGAAGGCGAGGAGTTACATCCCGAAGCAGCGAAGGTGCTGAAGGAAGATGTATACATGGACGACATTTGCCACTCAGAGGACACTGTACAAGAAACTCGAAAGATAGCTGAAGACAAGATTTTAAAGAATGGTGGTTCCAGTGTAAAAAACTGGATCTCAAACAAGCCATTGACACCCGTAAATGAGGATTCAAGCGAAGAAGAAACGAAAGTGTTCCATACGACGAGTTCTGGAGAAGAAGATAGCGTCCTGGGAACAGCATGGAATAGTACGACTGATACCATCTCTCTGAAAGTCCGTTCGGACCTCCTAAAGCTCTCCGCAACAGATCATCAAAGAATAGAGGAAATCAAGCTCACGAAGAGAATGTTGCTACGAAACATAGCAAAGATTTACGACCCCATCGGATTAGCAGCTGCGCTCACCATTCGTGCCAAGATTGGAATGCAAGAGCTCTGGGATAATGAGTTACCGCTAGAGGTGAAGACGAAGTGGGTACAACTCCTGGACGAAATACAAGAGCTTGGCAATGTTACATTTGCAAGGTGTCTTTTAACACCCGGAGCAGTGGAACCGCCACTCCTGTGCGTCTTCTCAGACGCGTCAACCGAAGCCTTTGGATGTTGCGCCTACATCAGGAAGAAGAATCCAGACAGCACTTATGAGGTTAACCTAGTAGCTGCTAAGTCACGAGTGGCCCCCCTCAAGCAGCTGACCGTCCCGCGCCTAGAGTTGCAAGCAGCAGTACTTGCCTCCCGACTCACCAAGACAATACGAGAAAAGTCCAGGATACATTTCAAGTCCGTCCACATTTTTAACAGACAGCACTATCACCCTGCCTTGGATAAAGAGCCCCTCACACGCCTTCAAGCCGTTCGTATCTGCGAGAGTGGGAGAGATCCAAA AGGTATCAGCGCTCAGGATTTGACCGGTAGATGGAGAGATGGACCAGAGTTCCTACGACTTCCAGAAGAACTCTGGCCGCAACTAGACACAGCCCAGGCACCCCCAGTAGAGCACATGGAACGTCGGCGAGCGGAAGCGGTTTGTCAGGTGAAGATAGCTGAAAATCCCATCGACCATCAAGCATTTTCCAGCTGGAGGAGACTGATTAGAGTCACGGCACGTATAAGAAGACTGGCAGAGAAAATACACCTCAGGAGACACACCCAGGAGGGGAAACAGGGTCCGTTAACCCCCGAAGAACTTCTGCAAGCAGAGTTATTCTGGATCAGAGATGCACAAAAAGGCCTACATGATCGCCTGGCGAAGGGCGAGTTCAAGACGCTCAGCCCCTTCATTGATGACAAGGGAATCATCAGAGTCGGAGGAAGACTGGACAAAGCTATTGTGTCCTACGAGACGAAACACCCTGCCCTGCTCCCTACTGCAAACTGGATATCACTCTTGATAACACGACAGTGCACCAATTCGGCCATCCAGGAGTGGCTGCTACAACTGCCAAGATTAGACAGCAATACTGGATCTTGA